Within the Platichthys flesus chromosome 8, fPlaFle2.1, whole genome shotgun sequence genome, the region CTTTCTTACATGTTTGTGATTACAGTACATACCAGATGATGTTTTAGCAgccatttatttgaaaattcAACGTGTGatcctctttcattttctgtttcatcgttactcccccccccccccgcatatAGCTTAGCCAGAGACCTCAtcctctgctgctttatttACTTTCAAATCCTGCATTATTGGAATTGTTGAAAGTTCAGGTCACGCTCCATTACCATCCTGCCATCAGACCAGTACCATGCATGGgtgaaataaatatgtttatcatTCACAAGTTAAGTCTCTGTCGAAGATAAATCATCAACTCTTTCCTACATGTTAATGATTATATACCAAGTAtaatttatttagtatttttatttcGATCATCTTTCATTCTCTGTCTCAATAGGACTTTCCTCCCTATACCCATATATGGAGATTTGATGTGTCAAATTTAGGCGAGAAGGATCATTTGGCAGAAACTATATAAATTAATCGTAGTGATTATTTCACCAGTCgatttcatctaaattgtacaaattgtagTTTACTTTACCCTAGATAGTTCCCTTTATGTTTAAATTCTTGATATTTATTAGATTTTGGTGTGAAATTCGACTTGTGTTCATCAtccattttcactttcattatgTATGAGTGCATCCCTGAAATTATCTCTTTTCCTCATTCCTACCTATAGCTTAATCATGAAACCAAGTCCTGACCccgaagaagaggaagagggccTTGGTCGCTCAAAGTTTAATATACATTGCTTCCTGAATGGAGGGATGTCCACCTTCCTCCCCACCCTTGTTGCCTTCCCTGTCTACAAGACTGTTTTCCGTCAGCAAATCAACAACCAGCCTTTTCCCGAGGCAGTGGGACAGCTCTTCAGAGAGGGACCTAGGAAGCTCTACAGGGGCGTGGGGCCACCATTACTAATGCAGACACTGAAGGGCACCCTGCTGTTCGGTCTTCAGGAAGCTATCCTCCACCATCTCCCGCTATCATCCCAAAGTGCCATCTCCACCTATGCCCTGCCTGCTCTGGCTGGGTTTGGTGCAGGTCTGGTGGAAGCTGTGGTGTTTACCCCCTTCGAGCGCGTGCAAAATGTGTTGCAGGATGGCCGGAACTACCGTGATCTACCCACCCTGAAGAGTGTTCTTGTCAGGCTGAGGGGACAGAGGCTGACCCTTGGGTACTACAGAGCCTTCCTGCCCATCGCTGCCCGCAATGCTCTTGGCAGCTCCATCTACTTTGGTCTGAAGGGGCCCGTATGTGCTGCTGTGGCGGGAGAGTGGTGCCATCCTATGGTTTCCTCTTTTGTGTCTGGGGCGCTGACCTCCCTGGTGGGCAGCATGGCAATCTACCCGCTCTCTGTGCTGGTGGCAAACATGCAGGCACAGCCGGGAGGAGAAGTGAAAGGGGTAATGGCTTCGTGGAGGATGCTGTGGATGTCTCGGGAGCAGAGTGTGGCTCTGCTTTACCGAGGAGGCTCCCTTGTTATTTTCAGATCTTGCATGATATGGGGAATCACCACTGCTCTCTATGACAGACAGAAGAAACTCTCGGGCTGAGAAGACGTGGAGGAACACCCTCTGAGAGATATCAAATTGCCAGGTTAAACTAGTCtctttgaattgattttcaAATATAATATTACTGTAGCATTCTCCCTTGAAAATATCCCAAGACCTAATTTTGTCCTTGTGCAAGTGCCTCATCCAGTCAACAGGAGTCCAGCAAGCACACGGGTGGGATCCATCATCTGTTTCAAACCAGCAAACACTGCTGAATCCACAAGCCAAAGTTAACGCACCACTGCCAGGACCTGAGCCCCTGTCTCTGAGACAGTGGTTGAGGATGTATCGTTTGACAAAGTTGTTTGTGCAGTATAGCATATGGTGCTAGGGAAACACAATTgccttgtttttttcatttttcttaaaGGGGAAATTCAGCTAAAGCTCATTGTCAGTGTATGGCACCACAGCATGTGAAAATGTCCTCTGCAGCTTTTGATGAGAATTTATGTCATTTTTAAGCTTGAAGACAACTTTATAACAGAAAGTCTGTTTATAcgaaatgtgtattttgttggTAGGTTATTTGCAATGCATGGAGGGTCTAGGAAATGTTGCATTATAGGGAAAAGTGAGAGCCATCATTTTTAGGACCAGTGTCTTAAACGGGGCCAAAGTCAGGATAACTCCTATACTGCTGCTTTATTTACTTCCAGTCCGACATCATGTGGTTGAATGAATGTTACAGTGACATCGTcaagtttttatgtttttaaaataggATTTGTTTAATTAAAGTGCTGTGCCAAGGTACGTTATGACTCAGGGGTCAGCACTGGTACCTCACAGCATGACGGTCCTGGGCAAGACTCCCAATCGGGCAGTATATCACTGCTGCACCCTGTCAATCCACACAGAGTGTAACCTGCCTCTTGCCTGGTGTGGGACATGCTCCATTACCCTCTGCAATCAGACTAGGACCATGCatggatgaaataaatatgtctATTATTCACAAAATATGTCTCAGTGAATGATAAATCGTCTACATTCTGTCTGTAATCTCAGTGTATACATGTAAATCGACAGAGAATAACTGTCCCAGGAATGTGTATTAATAAACTAATCTACCTAACATTCCCTGAAGTGGATTCTGTTGTGTCTTCGCCAGTCACACACATtctgcaggattttttttttttgttagattGTGTTATATTATAATCAGTCCACTAGATGGTACTGTGTTAAAACCAAAGGCAACATGAAATCATCTACTCCATCAACAATGGGAGCTCAGTGCCCTGGAGCCGGGGACAGGGGCGGACAAAAGGTGCTAAAGGAGCAACCCATAATATCTCCAGGAAGCCAGACAGGGAGGGTGTCCAAATAGAACTCACCGTGTGGGCTAGCCAATGGGAGATGGAGCAGTGGTTGCCACATAGGCCTTTGCAGAAGGGCGTGTTGTCTCTATTTAAACCGTTGGCTTTGCACGGATTACACAGACCCATCCTACCTGTAGAGGACATTGTTACTGCGCAGCCTTCACCAGGTAAACCGAGCTGGATACATTTTCaataatgcatttaaaaagCATTATTACTCATAAGCCTTTCTTTTAtctattaaaatgtaaagtggCTATGCAACATTCCATGCTGATACTCTTACTGTAGTGCTTATTTCTCTGTTATTCTGTGGGGCATGTATAGGGTACCTGAAGGCGCTGCATTCCTTTGCATGCAAACATTCACTTGctcattattatttcacattGCTTTTTGCTGTGATTTACAATGTGAAGGTGTGGACTTTGTTATAACATTATAGGCTACCTAGCACTGCATCTAAATGCAATCACTGGATTTTGTGGGATTTATGCAAAACCACGAGCAGTATAAACTGTGCAGTAAACATGGACTTTGGATTGAGTCAATTCCTGTGGGAAAAAAGTCGTTTAAACATAAAAATTTTGATTTTCTTCCTTCAGTGCTGTTATCTTATccctgcaggtgtttgtttgATATTAAGCAAATCTTTTCAATGAtcacatgtaaatgtaaatcaTTATACAACATGTGTCAGTAATAACCAGGTATTTCTTGAGGAACTGAATACCTGTAAGTAACAGGGCCATGAAATATGACACCACATTGGAGctgtttgctcattgtgggcGGTTAGGTGGTGAAGTGCATGTTGTTTCTTGCGACTGGTTACCTAATTCCAGAGTTCGGTCCAGTCCTGTCTTTTTTAACCGAGGTGTGGCTTGATTGGTGTACATGAATGGACATGCAGTGCAACGAAAGTGGGCTCATGCTTTCTCATGCTTTCTCATGCCTTATATGCAACATAATCTGATAGGGCATCAGATTATCCATAAAAATCCATGTTTTGATCCGAAATATAAttttagctctctctctctctctctctctccctctctctctctctctctctctccctctctgcctcttttctaCATTAGAACTCTTTCAACATGGAAGCGAAATCCCCTAAGGTCAATGCTGAGGTCGAGCATTTTGACAAGTGTAAACTAAGAAAGACtacaacagaggaaaaaaacttTATTCCAACCAAGAAAGGTAGGTGCTTAAGGGTAGATAAGTGTGCTCTTAACAAAAGTCCATGTAATCCAGCCCCCATCCAGGTTTTGCCTTCTCCTTGGCTCATTGTTCTACATAGTCAGCGCCTCCCTGTCTGTCGTGAACCTCAACTGCAAACAGTGCATTGCTGATTAACTGGAGCAACACACCTTGCTCCCTGAGTGTGCTTCCTCAGCGCCAGCATGttcacaagaaacacacaacccaACTTCATCCACCTATTACAAGATGTATTTCTACTTCTACTAAGATGGAGCTTTATAACCCCCAAATCTAAAATGTTGTCACATGCCCAGCTAACTAACAATCCCAACCGACTGGTATGTCAGTgggaaagcagcagcagcattaaaaCACACTGCTGGTGCATGCAAGCTTCTTAGAAATTTAACTTTGAatttaacataaaataacagaaagcccAAACAG harbors:
- the LOC133958405 gene encoding solute carrier family 25 member 53-like — its product is MKPSPDPEEEEEGLGRSKFNIHCFLNGGMSTFLPTLVAFPVYKTVFRQQINNQPFPEAVGQLFREGPRKLYRGVGPPLLMQTLKGTLLFGLQEAILHHLPLSSQSAISTYALPALAGFGAGLVEAVVFTPFERVQNVLQDGRNYRDLPTLKSVLVRLRGQRLTLGYYRAFLPIAARNALGSSIYFGLKGPVCAAVAGEWCHPMVSSFVSGALTSLVGSMAIYPLSVLVANMQAQPGGEVKGVMASWRMLWMSREQSVALLYRGGSLVIFRSCMIWGITTALYDRQKKLSG